Proteins encoded by one window of Sciurus carolinensis chromosome 12, mSciCar1.2, whole genome shotgun sequence:
- the Mettl13 gene encoding eEF1A lysine and N-terminal methyltransferase isoform X2, with translation MNLLPKSSKEFGSVDYWEKFFQQRGKKAFEWYGTYLELCGVLHKYIKPRERVLVIGCGNSELSEQLYDVGYQDIVNIDISEAVIKQMKERNASRRPQMSFLKMDMTQMEFPDASFQVVLDKGTLDAVLTDEEEKTLQQVDRMLAEVGRVLQGRETEWLFGMEEGRKQLAASAGFRRLITVALHRGQQYDGMDSVQAELSTRVMELAPAGMPPQQQVPFLSVGGDIGVRTVQHQDRSPLSGDYVIEDVQGDDRRYFRRLIFLSNRNVVQSEARLLKEVSHRAQKKRKKDKKKQRPADTPEDLPPAPGQSIDKSYLCCEHHKAMIAGLALLRNPELLLETPLALLVVGLGGGSLPLFVHDHFPKSRVDAVEIDPSMLEVATRWFGFAQSERMKVHIADGLDYISSLAGGEAPPLYDIIMFDVDSKDPTLGMSCPPPTFVDQPFLQKVRNILTHEGVFILNLVCRDAALKDSVLAGLKAVFPVLYVRRIEGEVNEILFCRLHAGQKLATPELLEKAQALERTLRKPGRGWDDSYVLSDMLKTVKIV, from the exons ATGAACCTCTTACCTAAAAGCTCCAAGGAGTTTGGCTCTGTTGACTATTGGGAGAAGTTCTTCCAGCAGCGAGGAAAGAAAGCTTTCGAGTGGTATGGAACCTACCTGGAACTATGCGGGGTGCTGCACAAATACATCAAGCCCAGGGAAAGG GTGCTGGTAATTGGGTGTGGCAACTCAGAGTTAAGTGAGCAGCTGTATGATGTGGGCTATCAGGATATAGTGAACATCGACATAAGTGAGGCCGTCATCAAGCAAATGAAGGAACGCAATGCCAGCCGGCGGCCCCAGATGAGCTTCTTGAAGATGGACATGACACAGATGGAGTTTCCTGATGCCTCCTTTCAGGTGGTGTTGGACAAGGGCACCCTGGACGCTGTTCTGACAGATGAGGAGGAGAAGACCCTGCAGCAGGTGGACAGGATGCTGGCTGAGGTTGGCCGGGTCCTGCAG GGTCGGGAGACTGAGTGGCTCTTTGGCATGGAGGAGGGCCGGAAGCAGCTGGCAGCCAGCGCAGGCTTCAGGAGGCTGATCACAGTGGCTCTTCATCGAGGTCAGCAGTACGATGGCATGGACAGTGTTCAGGCTGAGCTGTCCACCAGAGTCATGGAGCTGGCCCCGGCCGGGATGCCTCCCCAGCAGCAG GTGCCCTTCCTGTCTGTAGGTGGGGATATCGGGGTCCGGACTGTTCAGCACCAGGACCGCAGCCCCTTGAGCGGCGACTATGTCATCGAGGACGTGCAAGGGGATGACAGGCGGTACTTTCGGCGACTGATCTTCCTCAGCAACAGGAATGTGGTGCAGTCTGAAGCCAGGTTGCTGAAGGAGGTGTCTCACCGAG CCCAGAAGAAACGGAAAAAGGACAAGAAGAAGCAGCGGCCTGCTGATACTCCTGAGGacctccctccagccccagggCAGTCCATCGACAAGAGTTACCTCTGTTGTGAACACCATAAAGCCATGATCGCCGGCCTTGCCCTGCTGAGAAACCCTGAGCTGCTCCTAG AGACTCCACTGGCGCTACTGGTGGTAGGCCTGGGTGGGGGCAGCCTCCCCCTGTTTGTCCATGATCACTTCCCGAAGTCCCGCGTCGACGCTGTGGAGATTGACCCCTCCATGTTAGAAGTGGCCACCCGGTGGTTTGGCTTTGCCCAGAGTGAACGGATGAAGGTGCACATCGCTGACGGCCTGGACTACATCAGCAGCCTGGCGGGAGGAGAAG CGCCGCCCCTCTACGACATCATCATGTTCGATGTGGACAGTAAGGACCCAACGCTGGGAATGAGTTGTCCACCGCCAACGTTTGTGGACCAGCCTTTTCTGCAGAAGGTCAGAAACATCCTGACTCATGAAG GTGTCTTCATCCTCAACCTCGTGTGCAGAGACGCGGCGCTGAAGGACTCCGTGCTGGCTGGGCTGAAGGCGGTGTTCCCTGTGCTGTATGTCAGGCGGATCGAGGGAGAAGTGAATGAGATCCTGTTCTGTCGGCTGCATGCTGGGCAGAAACTTGCCACACCAGAGCTCCTGGAAAAGGCTCAGGCCTTGGAGCGGACCCTGAGGAAGCCTGGGCGGGGCTGGGACGACAGCTACGTCCTGTCAGATATGCTCAAGACGGTGAAGATTGTGTGA
- the Mettl13 gene encoding eEF1A lysine and N-terminal methyltransferase isoform X1 → MNLLPKSSKEFGSVDYWEKFFQQRGKKAFEWYGTYLELCGVLHKYIKPRERVLVIGCGNSELSEQLYDVGYQDIVNIDISEAVIKQMKERNASRRPQMSFLKMDMTQMEFPDASFQVVLDKGTLDAVLTDEEEKTLQQVDRMLAEVGRVLQVGGRYLCISLAQAHILKKAVGHFSREGWMVRVHQVASSQDEVLEAEPRFSLPVFAFIMTKFRPVPGSALQIFELCAQEQGKPVRLESAERLAEAVRERQQYAWLCSQLRRKAGLGSVSLDLCSGDTGEPRYTLHVVDSPTVKPSRDNHFAIFIIPQGRETEWLFGMEEGRKQLAASAGFRRLITVALHRGQQYDGMDSVQAELSTRVMELAPAGMPPQQQVPFLSVGGDIGVRTVQHQDRSPLSGDYVIEDVQGDDRRYFRRLIFLSNRNVVQSEARLLKEVSHRAQKKRKKDKKKQRPADTPEDLPPAPGQSIDKSYLCCEHHKAMIAGLALLRNPELLLETPLALLVVGLGGGSLPLFVHDHFPKSRVDAVEIDPSMLEVATRWFGFAQSERMKVHIADGLDYISSLAGGEAPPLYDIIMFDVDSKDPTLGMSCPPPTFVDQPFLQKVRNILTHEGVFILNLVCRDAALKDSVLAGLKAVFPVLYVRRIEGEVNEILFCRLHAGQKLATPELLEKAQALERTLRKPGRGWDDSYVLSDMLKTVKIV, encoded by the exons ATGAACCTCTTACCTAAAAGCTCCAAGGAGTTTGGCTCTGTTGACTATTGGGAGAAGTTCTTCCAGCAGCGAGGAAAGAAAGCTTTCGAGTGGTATGGAACCTACCTGGAACTATGCGGGGTGCTGCACAAATACATCAAGCCCAGGGAAAGG GTGCTGGTAATTGGGTGTGGCAACTCAGAGTTAAGTGAGCAGCTGTATGATGTGGGCTATCAGGATATAGTGAACATCGACATAAGTGAGGCCGTCATCAAGCAAATGAAGGAACGCAATGCCAGCCGGCGGCCCCAGATGAGCTTCTTGAAGATGGACATGACACAGATGGAGTTTCCTGATGCCTCCTTTCAGGTGGTGTTGGACAAGGGCACCCTGGACGCTGTTCTGACAGATGAGGAGGAGAAGACCCTGCAGCAGGTGGACAGGATGCTGGCTGAGGTTGGCCGGGTCCTGCAGGTGGGCGGTCGCTACCTCTGCATCTCCCTGGCTCAGGCTCACATCCTGAAGAAAGCAGTGGGTCACTTCTCTCGGGAGGGGTGGATGGTGAGGGTGCACCAAGTGGCCAGCAGCCAGGACGAGGTGTTGGAAGCAGAGCCTCGGTTCTCCCTGCCTGTCTTTGCCTTCATCATGACCAAGTTCAGGCCAGTCCCTGGCTCTGCCCTTCAGATCTTTGAGCTGTGTGCTCAGGAGCAGGGCAAGCCTGTGCGGCTGGAGAGTGCCGAGCGGCTGGCCGAGGCGGTGCGGGAGCGGCAGCAGTATGCCTGGCTGTGCAGCCAGCTGCGCCGCAAGGCCGGGCTGGGGAGTGTGTCCCTGGACTTGTGCAGTGGGGACACGGGGGAGCCACGCTACACCCTGCACGTGGTGGACAGCCCCACTGTGAAACCATCGCGGGACAATCATTTTGCCATTTTCATCA TTCCCCAGGGTCGGGAGACTGAGTGGCTCTTTGGCATGGAGGAGGGCCGGAAGCAGCTGGCAGCCAGCGCAGGCTTCAGGAGGCTGATCACAGTGGCTCTTCATCGAGGTCAGCAGTACGATGGCATGGACAGTGTTCAGGCTGAGCTGTCCACCAGAGTCATGGAGCTGGCCCCGGCCGGGATGCCTCCCCAGCAGCAG GTGCCCTTCCTGTCTGTAGGTGGGGATATCGGGGTCCGGACTGTTCAGCACCAGGACCGCAGCCCCTTGAGCGGCGACTATGTCATCGAGGACGTGCAAGGGGATGACAGGCGGTACTTTCGGCGACTGATCTTCCTCAGCAACAGGAATGTGGTGCAGTCTGAAGCCAGGTTGCTGAAGGAGGTGTCTCACCGAG CCCAGAAGAAACGGAAAAAGGACAAGAAGAAGCAGCGGCCTGCTGATACTCCTGAGGacctccctccagccccagggCAGTCCATCGACAAGAGTTACCTCTGTTGTGAACACCATAAAGCCATGATCGCCGGCCTTGCCCTGCTGAGAAACCCTGAGCTGCTCCTAG AGACTCCACTGGCGCTACTGGTGGTAGGCCTGGGTGGGGGCAGCCTCCCCCTGTTTGTCCATGATCACTTCCCGAAGTCCCGCGTCGACGCTGTGGAGATTGACCCCTCCATGTTAGAAGTGGCCACCCGGTGGTTTGGCTTTGCCCAGAGTGAACGGATGAAGGTGCACATCGCTGACGGCCTGGACTACATCAGCAGCCTGGCGGGAGGAGAAG CGCCGCCCCTCTACGACATCATCATGTTCGATGTGGACAGTAAGGACCCAACGCTGGGAATGAGTTGTCCACCGCCAACGTTTGTGGACCAGCCTTTTCTGCAGAAGGTCAGAAACATCCTGACTCATGAAG GTGTCTTCATCCTCAACCTCGTGTGCAGAGACGCGGCGCTGAAGGACTCCGTGCTGGCTGGGCTGAAGGCGGTGTTCCCTGTGCTGTATGTCAGGCGGATCGAGGGAGAAGTGAATGAGATCCTGTTCTGTCGGCTGCATGCTGGGCAGAAACTTGCCACACCAGAGCTCCTGGAAAAGGCTCAGGCCTTGGAGCGGACCCTGAGGAAGCCTGGGCGGGGCTGGGACGACAGCTACGTCCTGTCAGATATGCTCAAGACGGTGAAGATTGTGTGA